In Oncorhynchus gorbuscha isolate QuinsamMale2020 ecotype Even-year linkage group LG02, OgorEven_v1.0, whole genome shotgun sequence, a single genomic region encodes these proteins:
- the lg02h11orf53 gene encoding uncharacterized protein C11orf53 homolog isoform X2, with protein sequence MEAGALMEEYSKRVYQGVRVKHTVKDLLAEKRQRQTSVPRFNAGTSNSQAAFVQMPGSHMLPGYYSMRRPPYLTDSDFSPSTKQYSSDPYSSALGGKALSFDHTSTYPAYIDSYYTPESFGDYRGATAFSTSGGSLFPTSSLPHLLPPLPGESSNLLLRDSWEQSDGHSVSQDEVPVPITATSGLASPDTDSPSLYRLIPGRSGGSTLSGSQPYSLHPLEEVHYPGASYSPSSSYPSSYTYLTSPGETSGVKVSPVPSEDPGSVAVTLSDASWAKDDGTGSWLPYEPRKAY encoded by the exons ATGGAAGCAGGTGCGCTCATGGAGG aataCTCCAAAAGAGTGTACCAGGGTGTCAGGGTCAAACACACTGTCAAAGACCTTCTGGcagagaagaggcagagacagacaagTGTTCCCAGGTTCAAC GCTGGGACAAGTAATTCCCAGGCGGCCTTTGTGCAGATGCCAG GATCCCATATGCTTCCTGGTTACTATAGCATGAGGAGGCCCCCCTACCTGACTGACTCAGACTTCAGCCCGTCCACTAAACAGTACTCCTCAGATCCCTACAGCTCAGCCCTGGGGGGAAAGGCCCTCTCCTTCGACCACACCTCCACTTACCCTGCCTATATTGACAGCTACTATACACCCGAGTCATTTGGGGACTACCGTGGTGCCACAGCCTTCTCTACCAGCGGAGGATCCCTCTTCCCCACCTCGTCTCTACCTCATCTGCTACCACCTCTCCCTGGGGAATCATCAAATCTCCTCCTG AGAGACTCTTGGGAGCAGTCTGACGGACACTCAGTGAGCCAGGATGAGGTCCCAGTGCCCATCACAGCCACCTCTGGCCTGGCTTCACCTGACACTGACAGCCCCTCCCTCTATCGGCTGATACCTGGCCGTAGTGGAGGATCCACCCTGTCCGGCTCCCAGCCCTACTCTCTACACCCCCTGGAAGAGGTGCACTACCCTGGTGCCTCGTACAGCCCCTCATCCAGCTACCCCTCCAGTTACACATATTTGACATCCCCGGGGGAGACTTCAGGGGTCAAGGTATCACCTGTGCCCTCAGAGGACCCTGGCAGTGTAGCCGTCACCCTCAGTGATGCCTCGTGGGCCAAGGATGACGGGACTGGCTCTTGGTTGCCATATGAACCCAGGAAGGCCTATTGA
- the lg02h11orf53 gene encoding uncharacterized protein C11orf53 homolog isoform X1, producing the protein MEAGALMEEYSKRVYQGVRVKHTVKDLLAEKRQRQTSVPRFNQAGTSNSQAAFVQMPGSHMLPGYYSMRRPPYLTDSDFSPSTKQYSSDPYSSALGGKALSFDHTSTYPAYIDSYYTPESFGDYRGATAFSTSGGSLFPTSSLPHLLPPLPGESSNLLLRDSWEQSDGHSVSQDEVPVPITATSGLASPDTDSPSLYRLIPGRSGGSTLSGSQPYSLHPLEEVHYPGASYSPSSSYPSSYTYLTSPGETSGVKVSPVPSEDPGSVAVTLSDASWAKDDGTGSWLPYEPRKAY; encoded by the exons ATGGAAGCAGGTGCGCTCATGGAGG aataCTCCAAAAGAGTGTACCAGGGTGTCAGGGTCAAACACACTGTCAAAGACCTTCTGGcagagaagaggcagagacagacaagTGTTCCCAGGTTCAAC CAGGCTGGGACAAGTAATTCCCAGGCGGCCTTTGTGCAGATGCCAG GATCCCATATGCTTCCTGGTTACTATAGCATGAGGAGGCCCCCCTACCTGACTGACTCAGACTTCAGCCCGTCCACTAAACAGTACTCCTCAGATCCCTACAGCTCAGCCCTGGGGGGAAAGGCCCTCTCCTTCGACCACACCTCCACTTACCCTGCCTATATTGACAGCTACTATACACCCGAGTCATTTGGGGACTACCGTGGTGCCACAGCCTTCTCTACCAGCGGAGGATCCCTCTTCCCCACCTCGTCTCTACCTCATCTGCTACCACCTCTCCCTGGGGAATCATCAAATCTCCTCCTG AGAGACTCTTGGGAGCAGTCTGACGGACACTCAGTGAGCCAGGATGAGGTCCCAGTGCCCATCACAGCCACCTCTGGCCTGGCTTCACCTGACACTGACAGCCCCTCCCTCTATCGGCTGATACCTGGCCGTAGTGGAGGATCCACCCTGTCCGGCTCCCAGCCCTACTCTCTACACCCCCTGGAAGAGGTGCACTACCCTGGTGCCTCGTACAGCCCCTCATCCAGCTACCCCTCCAGTTACACATATTTGACATCCCCGGGGGAGACTTCAGGGGTCAAGGTATCACCTGTGCCCTCAGAGGACCCTGGCAGTGTAGCCGTCACCCTCAGTGATGCCTCGTGGGCCAAGGATGACGGGACTGGCTCTTGGTTGCCATATGAACCCAGGAAGGCCTATTGA